GCAAAATGAGCAGAAAAAGAATTCTTCCACTCCGTTGAAATGGTTGGGGGGCGGGGCGGCGATGCTGCTGTTTAAAGGAAAGGCGATTTTGTCTCTTCTGAAAATAGGTAAAATTGCTGGGCCTCTAATTTCAATGATGATTTCGATATGGGCGTATGCGTTGATTTATCCGTGGGGGTTTGCAGTGGGTTTTGTCCTGCTCTTGCTAGTCCATGAATTAGGGCATGTAATAGCAGCCAAACGAATCGGGCTTCCAGTCAGCGCTCCACTGTTTATACCTTTTTTGGGAGCTTTAATTACAATGAAGAAACAGCCGCTGGATGCCCAGACAGAAGCTTATATTGCTTTTGGAGGTCCAATTTTAGGAACCATAGGGGCTACCGCAGTTTTTGGGGTGGCTTATTACATGGATAGTCCACTGCTCTATTCCTTGGCTTATATAGGCTTTTTGCTTAATCTGATCAACTTGCTGCCGATTCATCCGCTAGATGGTGGACGTATTGCTACCGCGGTTACGCGCTGGCTGTGGCTTGTGGGTCTCGTGGGCGGTTTAGCCATCATCATCTATTTGCGATCTATTTTGTTCTTTATTATCTGGGCGTTATTCGCTTACGATCTGTATAACAAATATGTCAAAAGACGTACTAACAATCGTCTTTTTTCAGTAACCAAGGGTTTCTTAATCCCAGTAGAGCCACTCAGAGATGCGGGTTACATGATTCCAGGACCAGAGCATAGAAGAGATTTGCCTTTTACCACCTACAGTGATTTGGATAGACAGCAGTATGTAGGGGTGAGATGGGATCAACTGAACTACATTGGTAGAGCTACGCTCCCGCAGCAATGCATAATTGAAAAGGTACGGATCTCGCAGCTAGAGCCTGTGACCCTAGAGAATGGGCTTCATCTTAAGATGCATTGTGATATCAGTTATACCGTCTACGAGAATGATAAGTATTACGATGTGCCAGCCAGCTCACGCTGGAAATACGGCATCGCTTATTTTGTATTAGCTGGCTTTCTTGGAGGAATGATGTACATGGTCCATATAGTTGGAAACGTGAATCTTTAAGGGATAGAATCGGGGAATGAAGTTCTCCAATTGTTTATAAAACTCCTGAACCGTCAAAACTGTTATGAGAATACCGGCATTTGAACGGTGAAGGGAGTAAAACGATGCCTAAAATATTGAAATGGAAAACGGGAGTTTGTTTATTATTATTGTTCGGTTTAACTGGTTGTTCCGAGGCGAAACCAACAAAGGTCATGGAAATCAATGAGATAACTAACTTTGATGGAAAGCCGAAAGGTCAGTATCCTCAATTGTCACCTGTGATGAAAGACACATACAATCGTTCGATTCCTGAAGAAGTATATTCTGTAGATTAGACCAGCAACAGAATACGATTTCCCGTGCTCAGGCTTTTCTTTCTAGTCAATTTTTTATATAATAGACAACTATCGTTGGATACATAGAGAGAGGAGTTTGCGACTAACATGGCGGCAGAAATCTTACGGGTAACTACAGAGGAACAACTCCGGCTAGGGCTGGATATTCGTACAAAAGTATTTGTTGAGGAACAAATGGTCCCGGTTGAGGAAGAAATTGATGAATACGATGTTATCAGTCCGAATGCGCACCATATTCTGATTATAGATGAAGGAGTGCCTGTGGCTACGGGAAGATTGATTTATTACAAAACAGGTACAGCCAAAATGCAGCGTATCGCCGTACTGAAAGATTATCGAGTCAAAGGATATGGACGTGTTCTGTTGCTAGCTATGGAAGAGCTTGCTCGGGAACTTGGACTGGAAGCTTCAATTCTTGATGCACAGTGTCAAGCAGAGAATTTCTACAAGAAGCTGGGATATGAAGTGATTTCTACGGAACCTTTTTATGACGCAGGTATTTTACATGTGCGGATGCAGAAAACTCTTTAAGGTTTGCACACATAATTTACCGTTCCATTACGCAAGCTAGGATGTGCCTTATGATGGCAAATTCTACTGCAAGGGGCGAAATAAAGTGCCAAATAACGAACGTGAAAGTTTCGTAGCCGTACAGAAAAATGGAGATGGAGATTTAACCAGTTTCCAGACCTCTACAGGACGTGTCCTGGCATATGACCAAGCGCTTCAAGAAGTACAGGCTGGAAATATTGCCGGAGTGAATGCTTTTAAAGGTAAAGATGGAGAAACTTATATTCGTGGCGACGCGGATGGGGATCCAACTAACAATCTGGATAATCTTCCGACATTCTCATAGTTCAAAAGGCAAAGACCGTACATACGTCAACAGACGTCAATGTACGGTCTTTTTTTAAAAAATTAGGAAAGTATAAGCTTCACACTATGTTCAGAGTGTATAAATTACATGTTGCTCTATAAACTCCATCTCTCCTGTAAGCCCGTCGAATTGGGGTTGTTCATCACTATAATGCATGAGCTTGATGATGCGTCGAACATCATCAGGTAGAGACATCAACTCGTCCAAAGTGGTGTGAACAACGCCTGATCCACCAAGCTGACAGTCATGCAGAATCATTCGGATGCCGCGCTCTCGTACTAGGCTTATAAGTAGATCCGGCTGAAAAGTCATATCCGCGCTGTAGAAAATCTCGTTATTTATTAGAAGAGAATAGCTATCTTTGCCGGGAATATGGGGCGTATGTATGATCTCGAGCGAAAGGGATGGAGCGAGCTTGTACGTAACTCCGGGTTTCATAGGTGTAACCTCGAAGATATCGGTCAGGGAAGCTACTGCATCTTTTTGATATAATCCACCCTTTAAGGTGTTGTTCCAAAGAGGCTCAACAAGCGTCTCGGGCAAGTGTAATCTCATTTTTTTCCCGTATACGTGCTTTAGCGTGAGTGCTAGCTCTTCCAGACCTCCAACATGATCCGCATGAATATGTGTAATTAGAGTAGCGTTTACGTCATGGAAGGATTTCCCGATGGTATGCATGGCAAGCGGAGCTGTAATCCCGCAATCAATCAGTAGGGTATAATCATCAGCTAGTAGCAAGCCATTGTTGTTAAAATAGTTTTTTGCAAAAGCATTGCCAGTTCCTAGCATTTGTAGGCTTAGACTCATAAGAAAGTACCCTCCTGAAATCGCTGTTAGCTAATAGATCAACTTTGAACAAGTACATAATATCATTTTTCGGAAGATGAATGAAATATTTACCTACATTCAGCGCAACTTGCTGAGACAAAGTAAGTATACATTAACAGTATGAATTATTTGGAGGGTTTCAAATGAATAGATGGAAAAAAGTCACTTTATGTGTGTTTGCTTTTTCCTTGATGGGTGGCTCCTTATTGTTCGCCGATTCTGTGAGTAAGAAAATCAGGGTATGGAACAACGGGACAGAAATTGTGGACGGCGGTTATTTAATTGATGGAAAAACGTATATTCCTGCTAGAGAGGCAGGTGGGGTTGTGAATTGGGATGGCTCTGGGAAAGTGACGATTCTTAAGCCAAATGTTCATATTGTGCTTTTTAAAGGGGATACAGTTTTTGGAAATGTCAACGTTGGCAAGCTCAAGATTAAGATATTAACCCAAGTTGATAGCTTAACAGAAGAAGTTTCAGCAGTAAAAGTAGCCATAACGGACCCATCCGGTAATGTTAAGGATATTCAGTCGCAGGAGCTTGAAGGCTCGCAGAAGGATAATTTCTGGTTTCCGACCTCGGAGTTCACTTATGATTTTAAAGAAATTGGGAAGTATCGGGTAGGCTTCTACATGAAAGCTTCCAAAAATTCGGATTACGTTCTTGTGTCAGAGAAGGTAATTACAGCTCTCAATTAAGGGTTCTAAATTGACCTGAACTAATCTAACGTGGTACGATACCAGATGTAAGATAATACAATTCAAAGTGAGGTATTACAATGAGCGATCACAAACATGAGCATGGTGAAGCATGCGGTTGCGGGCATGATCACGACCATGAGCACGAGGAGTTTGTGCTGACCTTGACGAACGAGCAGGGCGAAGATGTAGAAATGGTGCTTGTAGAAACGTTCGACATAGGCGAGAAATTATACGCTCTGTTGTTAGAGCGCGAGAATCCAGAAGCAGATGGTATTATTCTGCGTATGGAAGAAGAAGACGAAGAAATGGTATTGTACAATATCGAAGATGAAGAAGAATGGAAAGCTGTTGAAGAAGCTTACAACAATCTGCTTGCTCAGCAAGAATAGATTTTAGCGACTAAATTAAGCTGTTCTATTGTGTATATGACAGTTGATGTTTATATACAGAAACCCGATACTTATTATGGTATCGGGTTTTTGTATAAATGAATGAAATTTTTCAGGGAAATGTTGGGTCTTAGGATATTGGATCGGCTTCCACAATTACTTTTATGTTAGTGATGCTGCGGTCTTCAGGACCTTTAACCGGGAGGCCGATCTCCACATGGTCAATAATATAATCGATGTTATCCTGAGTGATCACTTCGCCAGGGAGAAGAATAGGAATTCCAGGCGGATATACATAAATGAATTCTGCAATAATGTAGCCAGCAGATTCACGGAACGGAACTAACTGCGTATCAGCGTAAAAAGCGTCCCTTGGAATCAGAGCAAGTTGTGGAATTTCTGGAACCTGAACCTTAAGTTCGTAGATTTCACCCTTGCTATAATGAATAGCGGACAACACCCGAAGTGCAGCCAATAATTTATCTACTGATTCTTGGGTATCACCTGGGGTAATAAGGCAAAGAATATTATACATGTCGCTTAGTTCTACTTCGATATTGTATTTCTCACGTAGCCAGTTTTCGGTTTCGTAACCTGTGATCCCTAAATGGCGAACATGAATGTTGAGCTTGGTTGGGTCATGATCAAATGTAGCTTCTGTCCCAAGTATTTCTTTTCCAAAGCTGTACAGGCCCTCAATAGTATTGATCGTTTCGCGTGCGTAGTTGGACAGTCTGATGGTTCTTTCTGCCATTTCGTGACCGTTCAGCGCGAGATTACGTCTTGATGTATCCAGAGACGCTAATAAAATATATGAGGTGGATGTTGTAGTCAGCATGCTCATAATGGTCTGTACCCGTTGTGGGTTAATCAGACCCGTCTTAGCATTTAGATTCAGTACCGAGCTTTGCGTCATGGAGCCGCCAAGCTTATGCACACTAGTGGCAGCTATGTCCGCACCGGCCTGCATGGCCGATACCGGCAGATCCTCATGAAAATGAATCAGTACTCCATGTGCCTCGTCCACCAATACGGGTACACCGTAACGGTGAGCCAGGTCGACAATCGAACGCAGGTCGGCGCATATACCGAAGTACGTGGGATTGATTACTAGAACTCCTTTAGCGTCCGGATGACGCTTTAACGCTCGTTCCAGCGAACTGGTCGTTATGCCGTGATCTATCCCGAGATTCTCATCCTGAACAGGCGAGACAAACACAGGCTTGGCTCCGGAAAAGATAATGGCCGACATCACAGATTTATGAATGTTACGCGGCACAATTATTTTATCACCCGGTGAGCAGACAGAGAGGATCATCGTCATGATGGCATTGCTCGTGCCCTGTACGCTAAAATACGTATAGTCGGCGCCGAAAGCCTTCGCAGCCAGCTTTTGAGCTTCCTGGATTACGCCAGTTGGCTGATGTAGATCATCAAGCGGTGCGATGTTGATTAGATCGATGGATAGAGCGTTATCGCCGATAAACTCACGGAATTCGGCATCGGTTCCTAGCCCCTTCTTATGCCCCGGAATATGGAATTGAACTGGATTGCCGGCGGCATGCTTTTTTAAAGCTGTGAAGAGGGGAGTACGGTGTTGATTCATTTAATGCTGTCACAACCTTTCGCGAATATTAAAATTTAAGGCAAGCATCAGTATAACAAAACAATCTACAGAATACTAGGATATGGATGTGATAGAATGTCCACGAAAGCAGTGCAACGCACGCATATCAGTTTGACGTCGCCATTTATCATGGAGATGTGGGTAATTATTTTTTTAGTTGAATTTGTTAAAGGGTCGCTACTTGTCGCTTTGTTACCGGTGTATATGGAGAATATTTTGGGCCTATCGGTGACGGTAGTAGGCTTTGCCTTTGCACTCCAATATTTGGGGGATAACCTCTTCCGCAGTCCTTCTGGCTGGGTCATGGAGCGTATAGGATTTCGCTGGACAATGACAAGTGCCTTGTTGTTGATCCTGGTAGCTGTTGGAATGATAATATATGCCAAAACAGCAGTTACGCTATCGATTGCATGTCTTATTCTTGGGATCGGGACATCTCCGCTTTGGCCTTGTGTGATGACCGGAATAACCGAATTAGCAGGGTCTACCAAAAGCGGCAGCAGTGGTGCAGCTATGGGGGCTGTCGAGATGGCCTCGCTCGCAGGAACGGGAATCGGTCCGATTGTAGTGAATTTTTTGATGGATCAAGGGGGACAAAGCTATCGTGTGGCCTTTTTGGTCCTGCTAGGTTGTGCCGCCGTTGTAGTTGTGGTTGCCCTATTTCTACCTAAGAGAATCTCGTCAAGTGGAACTCATGCAGTCGTAAGGGATATGCAGGGGCTCGGCGGAGTCGTTGAGCGTAAAAAGATTAGTCCGTTAGAAAGTATAAAAAGAACACTGCATCAAGTCAGAACGACGCTTAAAGTCAGCCGATGGCTTTATCCAGCCTTGTTCCTTCAGGCTTTTGCGATTGGCTTGATGACCCCTGTAGTTACCTTATTTGCACGTACGGAGCTGCATGTTAGTCCAAATCAGTTTAGTCTACTTCTGATTGCAGGTGGGGGAATTACGGTGCTTGCGCTTATTCCGGCAGGCAAGCTGGTGGACCGTATAGGAACAACAGTGTTTCTGAACATAGGCTTTTTGCTCGCCGCCTTTTCCCTTGCCCTGTTCTCACAGGTTCGCTGGCTACCGCTTGCTTTTATCGCAGTGGCACTGGTCGGTATAAGCTACGCGCTTATCCTCCCGGCGTGGAATGCCTTTCTGGCCAAGCAAGTCCCTAAGGGGGAACGAGGGACTGTGTGGGGGCTATTCTTGACCTTGCAAGGCTCAGGGATGGTAGCAGGACCAGTGATATCAGGGAGACTATGGGACCATGTAGGCCATGGTGTCCCGTTCCTGGCAAGTGCAATTGTAATGCTGATGCTCTTCGGACTGCATTTGCTAATTGTGCACAGAACGAAGCTGAAGTTTAAACCTAGTTGAGACCTGGAATGTAAAAAGCCGCTGACAACCTGGAATTAGTTGTCGGCGGCTTTTTAGGAATTAAAAGGACTAAAAGGAATAAAAAATTCCGATCGGCGTTTGGAGAATGACTGTTGCGGGTAAAAATAGTCAATAAACCAAGTTACCGCTACATAAACTGAAGTATAAAATAAGACTAAGACAAACGAAAAAGTAATTTATTACAAGAAGAGGTCCGGCAGCCATAAATACTCTGGAATTGAACGAGTGGTGTTGGCTTTGCAGATGTGAAGCAGTTAGGGGGGAGTGCCGTGAACAAAAACGACGAGGTGGAGTATTGTAACCTGGAGCTGCGTTTCGACAGACAGCATATCCAGGACCTGATCAAGGATTTGATTCAAAAAGGTTATTCCCTATATTGGAGCGAGAACGAACAGGTTTTTGTGATTTCGGTCCGTACGGGTCGTAAACTGGTGAAATTACGTTTTCAAAGGATCAAAGATGGCTATAAACTCGTGGGTGACTATATGATTCGTGATGCTCGCTTGTCAGAATGGATGGAGAAATTGATTGGGGACATGCGGGGCCATGCCATTGTAAAGCGTTTCCGGGATCGCCAGATCATTATTGAAAATATTTTGTTTGGCGAAGTGATTCGTCTTGTCGAAATCTCGGGTTATCAGCAGCGAGTATTATACCAGAAAGGCCCTATGCTCACAGATGAGGAGCTGACCAAGCTCTATTATTCTGTTGAAGGGGAAGAGCGGATTCGCCAGCGTAAGATTGAGGTGGATGAGCAGCTAGATCGATTAAATGATGCACTTAAGGCTGAGGATACGGTTCGCGCGGAGAAATGCCGAGCTCAGCTTACCTTTTTGACGAAGGAATTGTATATGTTGGAATGGTAAACAAGGTACCAAAAAAGTTGCTTAGGGGCACCCCGAACTTCGGGGTGTCTTAGATTTGTATGAGAACTTGCTGACAGGGGTTCACTTCTGACGCTAAAAACGTTAAAATAGTCATTGTGATCATTTTCATGTTGGCAATGGTTTTGTCAATGAATTTGATCTCTATTCGCAGGGCAGGCTTTGCTGTCTCTGATAAAGGGTGGTATTCTTATACTGCGAGAAATGGATTTCCAAAAAATATAGGGTGCAAAGGGTGGAGGACCAGATGGCAAAACAACAAATCGGCGTTATTGGCTTGGCGGTAATGGGCAAGAATTTGGCTCTAAATATCGAAAGCAAAGGTTTTTCCGTATCCGTGTTTAACCGGTCACCGGAGAAGACACATGATCTTCTTGCTGAGGCGGAAGGTAAGAACCTCGTAGGCACATTTTCCGTTGAGGAATTTGTAGCTTCGCTGGAAACACCGCGCAAAATTCTGATCATGGTTCAAGCTGGTAAAGCTACTGATGCTACCATCGAGCAACTGCTGCCGCATCTTGATCAAGGCGACATTATTATCGACGGAGGAAATGCTTATTTCCCTGATACGGTTCGTCGTAGCAAAGAGCTGGAAGAAAAAGGTTTCCGCTTTATCGGTACTGGCGTTTCCGGCGGAGAAGAAGGAGCACTTAAAGGTCCTTCCATTATGCCTGGCGGTCAAGAAAGCGCATATAAGCTAGTAGAGCCAATCCTAACGGCAATCTCAGCCAAAGTTGACGGAGAGCCTTGCTGTACATATATCGGACCAGACGGTGCGGGACACTATGTTAAAATGGTGCACAACGGTATCGAATATGGTGATATGCAATTGATCTGTGAAGCTTACCAGTTGTTGAAAGACGTTCTAGGTCTGGATGCAAAAGAACTTCACAGCATCTTCAAAGAGTGGAATAGCGGTGAGCTCGACAGCTACCTGATCGAGATTACTACAGATATTTTTGCTCAGTATGATGAAGAAACTGGTAAACCAATGGTTGACGTGATCCTTGATTCCGCTGGCCAAAAGGGAACTGGTAAATGGACAAGCCAAAGCTCACTGGATCTTGGCGTACCTTTGTCCATGATTACCGAATCCGTATTCTCTCGCTTCCTGTCTGCAATGAAGGATGAGCGCGTAGAAGCAAGCAAAGTGCTTAACGGACCAGAAACTACACCATTTGATGGTGACAAAGCTGAATTCATCGAGAACGTGCGTAAAGCATTGTTCGCGAGCAAAATCGTATCCTACGCTCAAGGTTTCGCTCAACTGCGCGTAGCATCCGACGAATACGGTTGGGATTTGAAATATGGCGAGCTGGCTAAAATTTGGCGCGGCGGCTGTATTATTCGTTCCCGTTTCCTACAAAACATCACTGATGCTTACGAGAACAATGCAGATCTTAAGAACCTATTGCTTGATCCTTTCTTCAAGAATGTTATGGATTCTTATCAATCCGCATGGCGTAAAGTCATTGCTTCAGCTGTAACGATGGGTGTTCCAGTACCTGGATTCTCCAGCGCATTGGCTTACTATGATAGCTATCGTACAGAAAGACTGCCTGCAAACCTGCTTCAGGCTCAACGCGATTACTTCGGAGCACACACGTTCAAACGTGTAGACAAAGAAGGCGTCTTCCACCACAACTGGATGTCAGCAGAATAATTTAGTTTGTTACGGTTACAAGCAAAAACGCCTTCGACGTCCCTAAAGGACGGTAAGCGTTTATGCGAGAAATATAAGGATAATGTATAACGTGAAACTTATACTTTCTTATATTTTAAAAAAGTGGCCCGAATTGCTTCACCAGAAATGGGGAGGCTTTCGGGCCTTTTTTGTTGGAGATTTGATGTGTGTTTACTATGTGAAGCAGATTGTTTAATGTTTTGACCCTGTGTTATGATATGACAAATATCGCGGTTGGAGGATAGACATGGCTGGGGATACAGAAACATTTAAAGAGTTGAACGAAGAGCAAAGAAATAAGAACATTATTTTAGTAGGAATGATGGCAACGGGAAAGTCAACGGTAGGTGCTATTTTGGCCG
The window above is part of the Paenibacillus sp. FSL K6-0276 genome. Proteins encoded here:
- a CDS encoding copper amine oxidase — translated: MNRWKKVTLCVFAFSLMGGSLLFADSVSKKIRVWNNGTEIVDGGYLIDGKTYIPAREAGGVVNWDGSGKVTILKPNVHIVLFKGDTVFGNVNVGKLKIKILTQVDSLTEEVSAVKVAITDPSGNVKDIQSQELEGSQKDNFWFPTSEFTYDFKEIGKYRVGFYMKASKNSDYVLVSEKVITALN
- the gndA gene encoding NADP-dependent phosphogluconate dehydrogenase, producing the protein MAKQQIGVIGLAVMGKNLALNIESKGFSVSVFNRSPEKTHDLLAEAEGKNLVGTFSVEEFVASLETPRKILIMVQAGKATDATIEQLLPHLDQGDIIIDGGNAYFPDTVRRSKELEEKGFRFIGTGVSGGEEGALKGPSIMPGGQESAYKLVEPILTAISAKVDGEPCCTYIGPDGAGHYVKMVHNGIEYGDMQLICEAYQLLKDVLGLDAKELHSIFKEWNSGELDSYLIEITTDIFAQYDEETGKPMVDVILDSAGQKGTGKWTSQSSLDLGVPLSMITESVFSRFLSAMKDERVEASKVLNGPETTPFDGDKAEFIENVRKALFASKIVSYAQGFAQLRVASDEYGWDLKYGELAKIWRGGCIIRSRFLQNITDAYENNADLKNLLLDPFFKNVMDSYQSAWRKVIASAVTMGVPVPGFSSALAYYDSYRTERLPANLLQAQRDYFGAHTFKRVDKEGVFHHNWMSAE
- a CDS encoding MBL fold metallo-hydrolase encodes the protein MSLSLQMLGTGNAFAKNYFNNNGLLLADDYTLLIDCGITAPLAMHTIGKSFHDVNATLITHIHADHVGGLEELALTLKHVYGKKMRLHLPETLVEPLWNNTLKGGLYQKDAVASLTDIFEVTPMKPGVTYKLAPSLSLEIIHTPHIPGKDSYSLLINNEIFYSADMTFQPDLLISLVRERGIRMILHDCQLGGSGVVHTTLDELMSLPDDVRRIIKLMHYSDEQPQFDGLTGEMEFIEQHVIYTL
- a CDS encoding site-2 protease family protein, whose protein sequence is MPQNEQKKNSSTPLKWLGGGAAMLLFKGKAILSLLKIGKIAGPLISMMISIWAYALIYPWGFAVGFVLLLLVHELGHVIAAKRIGLPVSAPLFIPFLGALITMKKQPLDAQTEAYIAFGGPILGTIGATAVFGVAYYMDSPLLYSLAYIGFLLNLINLLPIHPLDGGRIATAVTRWLWLVGLVGGLAIIIYLRSILFFIIWALFAYDLYNKYVKRRTNNRLFSVTKGFLIPVEPLRDAGYMIPGPEHRRDLPFTTYSDLDRQQYVGVRWDQLNYIGRATLPQQCIIEKVRISQLEPVTLENGLHLKMHCDISYTVYENDKYYDVPASSRWKYGIAYFVLAGFLGGMMYMVHIVGNVNL
- a CDS encoding aminotransferase class I/II-fold pyridoxal phosphate-dependent enzyme; the protein is MNQHRTPLFTALKKHAAGNPVQFHIPGHKKGLGTDAEFREFIGDNALSIDLINIAPLDDLHQPTGVIQEAQKLAAKAFGADYTYFSVQGTSNAIMTMILSVCSPGDKIIVPRNIHKSVMSAIIFSGAKPVFVSPVQDENLGIDHGITTSSLERALKRHPDAKGVLVINPTYFGICADLRSIVDLAHRYGVPVLVDEAHGVLIHFHEDLPVSAMQAGADIAATSVHKLGGSMTQSSVLNLNAKTGLINPQRVQTIMSMLTTTSTSYILLASLDTSRRNLALNGHEMAERTIRLSNYARETINTIEGLYSFGKEILGTEATFDHDPTKLNIHVRHLGITGYETENWLREKYNIEVELSDMYNILCLITPGDTQESVDKLLAALRVLSAIHYSKGEIYELKVQVPEIPQLALIPRDAFYADTQLVPFRESAGYIIAEFIYVYPPGIPILLPGEVITQDNIDYIIDHVEIGLPVKGPEDRSITNIKVIVEADPIS
- a CDS encoding DUF3892 domain-containing protein, translating into MPNNERESFVAVQKNGDGDLTSFQTSTGRVLAYDQALQEVQAGNIAGVNAFKGKDGETYIRGDADGDPTNNLDNLPTFS
- a CDS encoding MFS transporter, with the translated sequence MSTKAVQRTHISLTSPFIMEMWVIIFLVEFVKGSLLVALLPVYMENILGLSVTVVGFAFALQYLGDNLFRSPSGWVMERIGFRWTMTSALLLILVAVGMIIYAKTAVTLSIACLILGIGTSPLWPCVMTGITELAGSTKSGSSGAAMGAVEMASLAGTGIGPIVVNFLMDQGGQSYRVAFLVLLGCAAVVVVVALFLPKRISSSGTHAVVRDMQGLGGVVERKKISPLESIKRTLHQVRTTLKVSRWLYPALFLQAFAIGLMTPVVTLFARTELHVSPNQFSLLLIAGGGITVLALIPAGKLVDRIGTTVFLNIGFLLAAFSLALFSQVRWLPLAFIAVALVGISYALILPAWNAFLAKQVPKGERGTVWGLFLTLQGSGMVAGPVISGRLWDHVGHGVPFLASAIVMLMLFGLHLLIVHRTKLKFKPS
- a CDS encoding GNAT family N-acetyltransferase: MAAEILRVTTEEQLRLGLDIRTKVFVEEQMVPVEEEIDEYDVISPNAHHILIIDEGVPVATGRLIYYKTGTAKMQRIAVLKDYRVKGYGRVLLLAMEELARELGLEASILDAQCQAENFYKKLGYEVISTEPFYDAGILHVRMQKTL
- a CDS encoding DUF1292 domain-containing protein, which produces MSDHKHEHGEACGCGHDHDHEHEEFVLTLTNEQGEDVEMVLVETFDIGEKLYALLLERENPEADGIILRMEEEDEEMVLYNIEDEEEWKAVEEAYNNLLAQQE